One Elgaria multicarinata webbii isolate HBS135686 ecotype San Diego chromosome 6, rElgMul1.1.pri, whole genome shotgun sequence DNA segment encodes these proteins:
- the RIGI gene encoding antiviral innate immune response receptor RIG-I isoform X1 encodes MTAEEKESLRRFERYIVKTLNPTYILSYMKAWFTEETVEKIQVFKETPTTAAELFLQSILELSTQGWFRGFLDALNAAGYTGLHQAIKNWDFQMIENLELHRELLKRIEPSLWDIDPDQVLPYMKDCFIDQEWQEIRQAKTNRGRRGGATKLLECLSRSDKENWPKTFQLALEQAEYYNESKLWDLKGDNDSGTNVEMSGDDEDSSVVDIQLQYSEGAESDDLRETPRSPSNASQQSIYVPKEARSYQTELAQPALNGKHTVICAPTGSGKTFVSVMICDHHLRNRPAGQRGKVVFLATKVPVYEQQKKVFQEYFKRSDYTVAGICGEIAANCPAAMIIEDSDITVMTPQILLNCLKDGTLSSLSLLTLMIFDECHNTIGNHPYSVLMSRYFDIKFEQPGTPLPQIVGLTASLGVGSAKNLGETIEHICKICASLNAEAISTVRENTKELEEIVYKPQKSIRLVRKRPQNRFVEIISHMMSETEGLARKLYAIDTLSHITSRSFGTQKYEQWIVEVQRKCRVLQLTNKEEESRVCRGLFIYTDHLRKYNDALIINEDARTKDAVAYLKEFFENMRSWGLDEIEEQLASNFEAKLPELNAASEDESNQNPKLEDVTFILEEEYRLKPQTRTILFVKTRALVAALKNWIEESPQLQYLKPDALMGRGKRNQDTGMTLPNQKGVLDSFKTDGDSKMLIATSVADEGIDIAQCNLVLLYEYTGNVTKMIQVRGRGRAKDSKCILVTSKKEQEENEKSNMIKEKMMNEAIEIVQDWTEETFVQEISDLQKKQKKLQDSKKKEPQPKPLMGNRRLLCGKCKKYACDTEHIRAIEGFHHTVVDEDFRQRYRTEPHKKPNRYGNFEKRCKVYCNAERCHHDWGITVKYKAFEDLPIIKIESFSVEDVATGEQFPFRKWKDVNFAVKEFDIEEMSD; translated from the exons AGACCGTGGAGAAGATCCAAGTGTTTAAGGAGACGCCCACCACTGCCGCAGAGCTGTTTCTACAATCTATTCTTGAACTTTCGACGCAGGGATGGTTCCGTGGGTTTCTGGATGCGTTGAATGCAGCAG GTTACACTGGCCTTcatcaagcaattaaaaactgGGATTTCCAGATGATTGAAAATTTGGAACTCCACAGAGAGTTGTTGAAACGGATTGAGCCGTCTTTGTGGGACATTGATCCTGACCAAGTACTTCCCTACATGAAGGACTGTTTCATAGACCAGGAGTGGCAAGAAATTCGGCAG GCTAAAACAAACCGTGGCAGAAGAGGAGGTGCAACGAAACTGTTAGAATGCCTGTCTAGGTCAGATAAGGAGAACTGGCCTAAAACCTTCCAGCTGGCCCTGGAGCAGGCCGAATACTACAATGAAAGCAAACTGTGGGACTTGAAAGGAG ATAATGATAGTGGCACAAATGTTGAAATGTCAGGAGACGATGAGGACAGCAGTGTCGTTGACATACAGTTGCAATACTCTGAAGGAGCAGAGTCTGACGATCTCCGTGAAACTCCGCGTTCACCTTCAA ATGCCTCTCAGCAATCCATTTATGTCCCAAAGGAGGCTAGAAGCTACCAGACTGAACTTGCCCAGCCTGCGCTCAATGGCAAACATACTGTAATTTGTGCCCCTACTG GATCTGGGAAGACTTTTGTGTCTGTTATGATATGTGACCATCACCTCCGTAACAGGCCTGCCGGACAGAGAGGGAAAGTGGTCTTCCTTGCTACCAAAGTCCCAGTATatgagcagcagaagaaagtCTTCCAGGAGTATTTCAAAAGAAGCGA ctaTACTGTTGCAGGGATATGTGGGGAAATAGCTGCGAACTGCCCTGCAGCTATGATTATTGAGGACAGTGATATCACGGTCATGACGCCGCAGATTCTTTTGAATTGTCTCAAGGATGGAACACTCTCTTCCCTTTCATTATTAACGCTGATGATTTTTGACGAGTGCCACAACACTATTGGGAATCACCCCTACAGTGTATTGATGTCCAGGTACTTTGACATTAAATTTGAACAACCTGGCACCCCGCTACCTCAG ATTGTAGGATTGACAGCTTCTCTTGGAGTTGGCAGTGCCAAGAACTTGGGGGAGACCATAGAGCACATTTGTAAGATTTGTGCATCGCTCAATGCTGAAGCCATATCAACAGTCCGAGAGAACACAAAGGAACTGGAGGAAATTGTCTACAAGCCTCAAAAAT CAATTAGGCTTGTTAGGAAACGTCCCCAAAATCGCTTTGTGGAGATTATTTCGCACATGATGTCTGAAACTGAAGGATTGGCAAGAAAACTGTATGCTATAG ATACTTTGTCCCACATCACGAGTAGGAGTTTTGGAACCCAGAAATATGAACAGTGGATAGTTGAAGTACAGAGGAAATGCCGAGTATTACAACTGACAAATAAGGAGGAAGAAAGCAGGGTTTGCAGGGGTCTTTTTATTTACACAGACCACCTCCGG AAATATAATGATGCCCTCATTATTAATGAAGATGCACGTACCAAGGATGCAGTGGCTTATTTGAAGGAATTCTTTGAGAACATGCGAAGTTGGGGACTTGATGAAATTGAAGAGCAGTTGGCATCAAACTTCGAAG CTAAATTGCCAGAGCTGAATGCAGCTTCTGAAGATGAATCCAATCAAAATCCCAAATTGGAAGATGTTACATTTATCCTGGAAGAGGAATACCGCCTTAAACCCCAGACTCGCACTATTCTCTTTGTTAAGACAAGAGCGCTAGTAGCT GCATTGAAGAACTGGATAGAAGAAAGCCCCCAACTTCAATACCTAAAGCCAGATGCATTGATGGGACGTGGGAAGAGAAATCAGGACACAG GCATGACCCTCCCAAATCAAAAGGGCGTCTTGGACTCCTTCAAAACTGATGGGGACAGCAAGATGCTCATAGCTACTTCTGTTGCTGATGAAGGGATTGACATTGCCCAGTGTAACCTTGTCCTGCTGTATGAATATACGGGCAACGTCACCAAAATGATACAAGTCAGAG gtcGCGGAAGGGCAAAAGACAGCAAGTGCATCCTTGTGACTAGCAAGAAAGAACAGGAGGAGAATGAGAAAAGTAACATGATTAAGGAGAAGATGATGAACGAAGCCATTGAGATTGTGCAGGATTGGACGGAGGAAACGTTTGTACAGGAG ATAAGTGacttgcaaaaaaagcaaaagaagttGCAAGATTCCAAGAAAAAAGAACCCCAGCCCAAGCCCCTGATGGGGAATCGGAGATTGTTGTGTGGGAAATGCAAAAAGTATGCTTGCGACACAGAGCACATCAGAGCGATCGAG GGGTTCCACCACACAGTCGTCGATGAGGATTTCAGGCAACGGTATAGAACAGAGCCTCACAAAAAACCAAATCGCTACGGCAATTTTGAGAAGAGATGCAAGGTGTACTGCAATGCTGAGAGATGCCATCATGACTGGGGAATCACGGTGAAGTACAAGGCATTTGAGGACCTGCCCATCATCAAAATCGAGAGCTTTTCAGTGGAGGACGTTGCCACAGGGGAACAATTTCCTTTCCGGAAATGGAAAGATGTTAATTTTGCAGTGAAAGAATTTGATATTGAAGAAATGTctgattaa